From the genome of Branchiostoma lanceolatum isolate klBraLanc5 chromosome 11, klBraLanc5.hap2, whole genome shotgun sequence:
CACACAACACATGCGCAGGTGCTGGCCATTGTCTGTCACCCCTGGGCCTGCTCGATTTACGACCAGGGACCGGTTTGGAAGCATGCCAAAAGGAACCGGCAGCTGTAATAGACATTTAAATACATCAAATGTATCCCTCTTTAAATCAACCGTGGACAGCTCTAAGTTCATATCCTTTGCCAAACAAAGTCAAAAATGCTTCAAGTCAAAAGACAAACGGCTAGAATTTTATGGGTGGGATTACAGTAAGTGGAACAGCTGGTTGTTACCAGCCCCAGGCTATTCTGACAAAATAACCAATAATTTTACCCCATATCGCAACACCTACTTGACACCAATCAGATATGCATGTCACCTCATCATATGGTAACACTTCACTGAAATACCTGAAAGTTAGCTCGAAGATTTTGCATATTTAAACAATAAGACTGGTCTGAAATCTATTGTAAAATCATTTCAACTACCTGCATACCACTCCTGAAAATTCAAGACTACCAGGGATACTTTTGAGTCCCTAGTGCCATACTGTAGAAGCCATATCTTCAAATACCTGAGGAAAACTATCACAACTCAAATGGGTAAATTTTGACACATAAATCTTTAAAAGCTATGACTTCATCTGGCcccaataaaaaaaacatgccatagtacaacataaaacatacatgtaagaacatgTATAAAAGgtatataaaatatattttcctacCTTGAGTTTCTTGTTGAGTTTACAGCAGTATCTGTACACCATAGCCAGGTTGAGGGGCCCAAAGTCTGCATagaagctacaaaatgaaaCGAGACCATgggttaaaaaaaaataaacctCAATTCATATACTCTCATTTATTTTTCGCAGTAGAAGGGGGAAAGAGTTAACTGTTTGGTTGTCATGGTTGATACAGTTCTGTACTGTACATTAGTTATAGTAATACAAGGGAGATATGCATCGTGAATTCATGGTGAAGAGATCACTGCAAaacccatgaaaataaaaccatcgtgaaagtttcaagatttacagtacattaccTGGCACAGTCTGAGCAAGAATACCTGCAAACTACATTAACATTATCGTGCAAGGATTCTTCTCAAAATACTGATAGTCTGGGTcacgtttatgtttttgttactGGTTATACTTTACTTCTACTAAGTTCTAGGCCAAGCACACGTAAAAGAGAAAAGGATGACTTACTTTTCATACACCAGTTCATCATCCACACAGAAATAATGTGTGTTTGCTGTGGATCTTGGCTTGCCTCGTAGAGTAGCGAAGTACAGGCGATCTGGATTTGAGAAGAAAAGGTTTAACATGGATAATCTCAAAGAGATTTAAAACAATATTGTCTACACTGAAAACAACAGATAAGAACACTTCATACAGAAGTTCtgattgaaaaatatacatcGTTAAGATTTCTGATGTAATAAAAATCAGTCTAATGTAAACAGAAATGTCAGTGCCTGTTTACATGGACAGATTtttataacaacaaaaatctttaCCTGTTTTGGTtcaaattgtaatacattttgataaggcaagaattacaatgtacatacttCACCAAGGAGTTGATCATGTCAtatgtatgatattgataatatctaccactaaaatcacaaatcatTGCCACTTGTAATTCCTATATAATCACCGAATTCCAGATGCCAACTGCCAAACTAAATGTTACTGATAAGTTAAGATTAATTTTACTTTGGTAAATGAGACCATGTTGCATCAACAAGACAAGCAAGGTTCCATTTTTACAGacaataatgtaaacaaaagagTTTTTCACATCTTCCTGTTTCACACCTTGCATATTTGACACCTACTATAGATGACAACATGTAATCATTTCAATCAATTATATCAAGACAAAGGGAGGAAGAGGATTatgctggaaaaacaacatagaATCTTCACAAATTATACCTGATAACTAGCCTAAAATAGAAGATAAGTTTAACGATCTATGGTGGTTATGATATGGTAAAGGAAATACCAGTAGTCAATTTTTATTTCCTTGTACTCGAGTTGTAAATTACCACCTTATTCTGGCTACGCTAAGAGCAAGAGAACGTAAGAAGAATCCAGAAGAAAGTAACActaaaatatcaaacaaacacCTATATCGTGATGCTCTATTAATATTTGTAACGCCGTATTTCCATCCTGTGGTTCAAAATTACAGTAATCTGTATACAGATATGGGTTTGAAAATGTTGTGAGTGGGCGGTTCGGTTCCACCAGTGAAGTTTTTGGTGCCCAACTTACGTCAAACCGGTGGTGTCAAAATTTATACCACCAACTTGGGCCGTCCCACAACATCATAAGACTGGAAATGTCGACTAAAAGGCCACTGTAGAAGCAAATTTAGCATCTACGTCAGTTGTTTAGATCGTGGGGTCTTACCTTTGATGAATTCTGAAGCACAGACGAGCTCGTTTTCGTCTGCCATGGTCTCCTGGTAGCCGAGGTGAGGGATGTACTGACGGGGCCCAAGCTGATCAAGACCCGGAACAGAACTCGACTTCCACCGCTGTAACACCTGAACAGCAGCCGTGATGAGCGATCGGACCCGAGCTCAGTCAACAGAGAAAGATATTCTTCCACTCCGGCGATAGTGGGGCTTGCGTTACCGTACGACACAGTACTTAATCGTGGTTGCAAAGTTgacaaaatttcaccccaaGCTACAAATTCGCCATATTGTCTTTTTCGAATGAAAGGCAAACACACCAATTAGCATCATGTGATGCCTCTCCACCAATCCGAGCCTGAGTAACAAAAGCATACCGGTACGTGCAACCAATCACAGAATACAACACAGAACGGCATCGGGAATCTCAATGATGATTTTGACGTCATACACATCGACCAATAGGAGACGCCGTCTTAAGGGTTGCCATAGCAAACGCATCTTTGAACCAATCAGAGCTTTGTTGTGAAGTGCAAATAGAAACCAAATACCGCGGGTTCTTTGAAGGTGTTTCAAAAACTCCTGGGCTTATCTGTCAGAATGTGACAGCTAGCTCTTTTCTCCATTTGATACACTTTGCAATTTAAAGGAGTCCTTTTAAAACCTACCCAGTGGTTACCAAGAACCATGCGACTGCTTAGTAGCGACGATAGCTCAAGTTTTAAATCTAACGTCAACAATATCTGGTTTATCAGTCAGGTTTGCAGAAGAATTAATTACCGGACAATGTCAAGATGGTCTTTGTATCGTTTCGACCGTTGAACAAGTTACCTCATTCAGTGGATACTATTATTTCTCCAAAGCAGAATATAACGAGGTGGGCAATCAGGGACCATCATGAACGAAAATGACATGTTTTTGATGAATAAAACCTTCTGTATAACCATATATTCTTTTGTTATCTTCAAACTTTTTTACCGTGTGTTAATGTTATCCTGTGTTTATGTATTGTGGAACAGTGTTGCTTAATGTTGTATTGAGGAAGAATAGCTACATTCATtgtgctaattgtggatcccaaatAAGGTCAAGTCAAGTAATCTCCGCGTATCATTGAGGCCCCCTAGCggtttgtttcatttttgccGCTACTGGATGCGGATTACCTGCAATTATATTTTTGGCCGTTAGGGCGGGGCTTTTGAGCCGTGCGTGGATGCTGTATTTACTCTTAACCGTGCGTATAGACCATGCCCTTTTCTTCAACTAAAACTTTACCAATTAGGAAACTGCTGCAGCGAAACTGGTTCAGTGTCATTGAGGAATTCTGAATAGAAATCCCAAACGATTGATAAAGAGGATTGAATGATAATCTTTGTGAATTTGCGACTGGGGACGGGCAGTTTTCCTACAAATTATTTATCACTTTTGGAAATGACTATAGCTCTTCACAGCCTCTTTGAAACTCTGCCTGAATAAGACAATCTATACAAATCTAACCGTTATATGAAACTACAAGATAAATGATACAAAACTCGTGTGTAcattttttattatcattatgtttaCACAGATGGCCATAGAGCAACTATAACACCATAAGCAGCCTTTATAAGTAGGAACACAGTCGTAGTCGGTAGTTTAATTTCTTACATTACATCGTACGACAATCGTTAGCCCTGTAACATCATGCCTAGAACCAAGCTTTTCTAGTAAACGTCACAGTGATTATTacaaatttcaaagttttatggaaaaacaattattttctaGAGGTGCATCGTGTATATACTCTGGATGTTGAGAGTTTGTAACGATATATCTGTAACCCATGTTCTTATAGGCTGTTTCCTTGAAACTAAACAAAATaagatatgaaaataaattCCAAAAATAGACTAAAAGATCCCTTATCCTCCTGGCCCAAACTTGACCTGTTCCTCCACGTGGAAGTACCCGTCAGCTTGTCTCTTCTTCCTTAAAGAGCACAGCTGGAATCCTTCCACAGACTGACTGCCCAACTCCTTCTCCCGCAGTCCCTCGTACAGTGATGGTGAGATCCTCTGGATGCCTCTGCTCTTCAGCTTCCCCTGGTTGTTGTCCGTGATCTTCATAACGGTCAGATGGGGCAGGAAGCTGTTGTCGTCGGTCGGGTAGAGGCTCTTCTCCGCGAAGCAGGCGCGCACTGTCTCCGCTATCTGCTTGAGCGTGGCCAGGTGACCGCCTTCTGCGACTTTTGCAAACACTGTTGTGTCTGCGAATGTGCCCAGACCCTCGAAGGGAATGGCCACCTTGCTGAACTGGAGCAGAAATCGGCCACCAGCTTCTTTCGGTGACGTGGCGGCTTGTTTTGAGGTCTCTCCAGGCTTCTGGACGGGTTGCAGTAGCTGTGGAGTGACGCGCGCCTTGGCCTGTCTCAGCGCCTCCTTGGCGGCCTGTACTTGGCCCTCACGCAGGTGCAACATCAGGAGTGTGACGTGAAGGTGGGACAGGGGGATGATGGCGGGCTCCAGGTTGGGTTCGTGTGCCAGAACAGCATCTTGTATCGCCCGCACGCATTTTCGTACTTCGTCGCTTGTCACTCTGATCGCGACGAAGTAGTTGGGCAGGACGGCGGTCCCTGGCGGCACGACTTTGGCGCCTTTTTTCCCCATTTCCGATTCTGACGTCTGTCTTCTGAGCCCGCTAGTGGTCCTCATCTTCCCCAACTGCTCCGTGACTTTGTCATCATCCTCCGTCCGACCGTTTAGCGCTCTTTCGTCAGCCATTGCCGCTCTGTTTCTTTAAAATTCTTTGACAAATGTTGTCAATCTGTTTTCGTCGTACCGTACGGTCAAGAGAAAGATTGGAGGGCTTTTATGGGGGATTCCAAAGCAATGCGAAGTTGTATTTTCTCCCGAATGCTTGGCAACTAGGTATTGAAGTATACATACACAAGATACCGAAGTACCCAACGAGAGCTCTTCAGGAGAGGCAAAGTCAACAGCAACTCTATCTGATGCCATTGTTCGCGCGGGAAGAACCTGTCGAACAGTGGCCGGCCTGGCCGCCGTTGGGTCGTTTTGGTGCTGCACAGTCTGAATGGTTTCATATATGTTTAGCATTGAGTATCTCGTCTCGATGACATGTCGTCTGAAAAACTGTGTCAGCTGCGCTCGTGTGGCGAGACAACTGAAGGGTCCATAGCGTAACCAATACGACATGAAATAGAGAATAAAACAACACGCGGGCGGTATTGTGAGCCACGACGGGTCATTGAGACACGCCTTGTTTAGCAGTTCTTGGTGTATTTACTTACAAAATGTTCGTACTAGCCACATAAACAAGTTAAGCAACTAGTCAGCTAGGGTTGGAGCCTTGGAGGCGTCACAGATATGACGGTCAAATAAGTTAAAGAATACACGTATTCGTATCTATTAGCAATGGAACAAGTCATTGTACTGGGTAcatggtaacggctgacccaagACTAACGTACAACTACAACGTGTGACTTAATCTGACGTAACTACAATTAAtagacactgcacgaaatggcctcgtatcccggcgtatacgtacagggattcctccggaaatattccatatcccggtgcggatttagcgtatccgatataattaacggatacgctgaatccgcaccgggaaatggaatatttccggaggaatccctgtacgtatacgccgggatatgaggccatttcgtgcagtgagaaTACAACAGTCATTAtgataatacagtacatgtttagAAAATCATAAGAATCAATTACAAATCATGCAGATGTGTCCATGCATCTTCATGATAGAATTTTAATGAAATGATCTACAACTTATTACAAGAAAAATCTACATTAATTAAGGTGCTGGACAGATCAATGTTGACAGATCATCGTATTAACGAAGGATGGAACTAGGCTGAAGAAGGAGTAAATTTTGATTACAATCAATGACGAAATACAGTGGATGCTGTGACGTCTGAATATCGTCTGACCGTTTACGAAATTGTTTGAGTATCTCCATGATGTCTAACCTCCCGTGATCGACGTTTAATTTAGCCTAGGCCTTCAGGCAAAAAGggaaataattggccaggagggtcagtccacgggaaggttaataTTTCCCCTTCCGAAGTGGAAGAACAAATAAAACCCTATGATggtcaaactcccctggcaaatattctctctaaCTGTGGCCTGCGTAATAAGTCTGGTCTCCTTGGTCTGGTCAAGGAGACTAGTCACTTATAGTAGTAGTTATACCAACGCGccacaaaatcaaaataaaccCCAGGCATCTTTTCAACTTTCAAATTTATTAGCTATTACTTAGTTATGTGTatgttagtaaaaaaaaattgaataaaatcaAGTTGGCATTATCTGAATGAACAGGTAATACAGTGGTCGAGCTAGCTGGAAGCTGAGGCAGATAAAAAGGGCACAATAGATAATGAGAGCATGATGTATCTTCAAATATTGTTGTATCTTTCAAACATTGTTATACCTACAGTTCTATCATATTAATGTGACTGTAGAGAGGAGTAGACATCCAAAATGTATGCATAGCCAACATTCGTAATCACCGGGCCGGGAACATCGGTAACCTTCGTACCCGCTCGGCTGATGATCGGCATCCTTCGGTAATTTCCGTTGAGTGTCGGTAATTTCCGTGGATTAATCGGCGCCTGCCTCTTCTAGAAGGCGCAGTTTCCTTTACCGAAATCGCAGATTTCTAACAGGTAAGCAACTCCACTATAATATCTCGTAGTGTGGTTTGTACCCAAAGGTATAGGTATGAATATCAATTCGTAATTTGTGCTACAAATGGTGTAAAAGGTCACGAAATAAGAGTTTCCCGCGTCGAATATTCTGCCGGCCATGTCTGGCTAACGCGTCGCGCCATGTTGGACCTTTTGACTCGTTTGAGGTGAATTTTTGCTCGACAAATTCTATGATCGTAGTGACGTTCGTTCAGTGATACCTTGTTTGATGATCAAGAAAGGTACTTGGGCTACTTGTGCACGGATTTTTAGGGTTATAAGAGTCACCGGACGCttattattacatgtaatacacCCGTGCGACAACAAAGAATCTCTGCAttggatgggggggggggcttttatGTCAACAGATtcatgaaaattatgttttttttccgtTTCTATTAAAGTTCATCACATGCTGTTGTATGCCTTTGCGACACAGTAAGAGAAGGTGTCTGGTTGATTATGAAATTCTAACAGCATTCCACATTTTCATGTCGCTGAGTCTTCTGTTGGTTGAATGTTTGGGTCAAAAACCGTGTGTTTTGTTCTTTATCTGAATCGTACGCGCGGTATTTTTAAAACACTTTACCcccgctttaccagattggagCAGAGAACAACAACAGCCTCTGGTCAACATGGCAATGCCGGGGCCTGACGACCCTATGGGCACCCCACCCCCTCCAGGTCCTACCCCTCCCCAACAGCAGACTCTACCCCCTCCACCGACCCCCCCTCAGGGGCCAGGACCACAGCAGGGTCAGCCAGTGGGGTACCCAGGGGGGTACACCCCAGAAAACATCAGTCTACTACACAAGGTAGGTTACTTCTTAGACTAAGTAGGGCTAAAATCACCCTGGGAAACCAGACCCTGTGTTTCGGCGCGATCACCCACCGCACACGTGTTcggctagcggagcttggggGCTAGTGGAGAGTGGGGCGTGGTGGATCGTCGGGGCCAGTGGGGGAGTCGGCTCGGAAAGCTTGGGTGCGCGTGCGGTGGGTGATCGCGCCGAAACACAGGGTCTGGCTTCCCAGGGTAAAATCACATAATCTAGATGGCGACTCTTTGGATGATGGCCGTTGGTGGTGGTACTAGTAGTTCAAACATTCGATGTTTGAACGACTGACCTTAGTATACAAATTTGTTATCCTTTCATAGTATTTCAAATAGAATAGAGTGGTTGTCTTAGCATTTACAGCgtcatgttttgttgttaaattCTTGTTCCTAACACAATTTTTGTTTCTGTGAGTTATGATATGTATGAATCTCCCCATAAAATCTCTTGCAGCAGTATCTTAAAAACCTGGGCATACCATCACTCTTACATTACCACACTTTTATGCATGTATAACAAACACAATTCCAAGgggtaatatacatgtagcataaacTGAAAGTGAAACTATTTGCAGAACTTGTAacttaagtgttttttttcactgtaattTGAAGCATGATTTCTTGGCATGATTTGACATTGATTTTTATCTTCCTGTCTATCCAGGCACTCGACTCCATGCAGGAGAAGGGCATGACTGACGACCCTCGCTACGCCCAGCTCATGGCCATGGCCAAGCGAGCCCAACAGGGGGGTGGACCCCCTCCGCCCAACATGGGCCCCCCTCCAGCCGGACCAGGTATGGACGGCCAAGATCATCCAGGGGGTGAGCACAGATTCTCTCATTCACTCatggtttgttgtttgtttggggATGAATTTATGATGTACATAGAAGCTGGTGAAAACTTTCCACATGGCCAAAACAAGTTCAGAAAGTCCTAATACCTTTTTCATGGGAACTTGGTGTCAAGTTTCCTATAAATTGTAATTTATGAGATGATTTTCAGAGGTACTTTCAAAAATGAATAGTTCATACTcgtcaaactcaaactcaaaacatcaaaattttCCATGAAAACTAAGACTTTGCCTCATGTCAGTGATGCCATTGTTGTCATCAAACTTGCCTGGAAAACTTACTATCTTCTTTTTCCTCTCTAGGGTATGGCCCCAACCAGATTGAGCCCCCTCCCTCATCAGGGGAAGGGCAGCCACATCCCCCCTCCAGCCAGGGGGTACCCCCCGGGCCTCCGCGCCCCTCGCCGTTCAACTCATCGCAGATCCAGCAGCTGCGAGCACAGATCATGGCGTACAAGCTGCTGGCGCGTAACCAGTCGCTGCCCGAGTCCCTGAGCCTGGCAGTGCAGGGGAAGAGGTTCCCTATGCCGGGACAGTTCCAGAGGCCACAAGGTTTGTTTAACTGTGGAAAGGGTAGAAAAAGAACCT
Proteins encoded in this window:
- the LOC136445190 gene encoding A-kinase anchor protein 7-like codes for the protein MADERALNGRTEDDDKVTEQLGKMRTTSGLRRQTSESEMGKKGAKVVPPGTAVLPNYFVAIRVTSDEVRKCVRAIQDAVLAHEPNLEPAIIPLSHLHVTLLMLHLREGQVQAAKEALRQAKARVTPQLLQPVQKPGETSKQAATSPKEAGGRFLLQFSKVAIPFEGLGTFADTTVFAKVAEGGHLATLKQIAETVRACFAEKSLYPTDDNSFLPHLTVMKITDNNQGKLKSRGIQRISPSLYEGLREKELGSQSVEGFQLCSLRKKRQADGYFHVEEQVKFGPGG